The following proteins are encoded in a genomic region of Porphyrobacter sp. CACIAM 03H1:
- a CDS encoding carboxymuconolactone decarboxylase family protein: MPRLREVPRAEADAKVAQPLYAQLFGERDPVAEPGTATGTRGDWWTVFANSPDTLRHAAQGFAYYRSPERKLDPVLRELGQTWAGWATGSQFVFSQHCKSLRGLGVSEAKIAALPVWQTSDEFEARERLTLAYADRLVCHQGRVPDALFAEVKAAFSDEEILELTYITCLYHMHAIMSRALRTEFDDRDEPVVEVPAPEGFDALDFLGGARR, from the coding sequence ATGCCGCGCCTGAGGGAAGTGCCCCGCGCCGAGGCCGATGCCAAGGTCGCCCAGCCGCTCTATGCGCAATTGTTCGGGGAGCGCGATCCCGTCGCCGAGCCGGGCACCGCGACCGGCACGCGCGGGGACTGGTGGACGGTGTTCGCCAATTCGCCCGACACGCTGCGCCACGCCGCGCAAGGGTTCGCTTATTACCGCTCGCCCGAGAGGAAGCTCGATCCGGTGCTGCGCGAGCTGGGGCAGACCTGGGCGGGGTGGGCGACCGGCTCGCAATTCGTGTTCTCGCAGCACTGCAAGTCCTTGCGCGGCCTCGGGGTCAGCGAGGCGAAGATCGCGGCCTTGCCGGTGTGGCAAACGTCGGACGAGTTCGAAGCGCGGGAGCGCCTCACGCTCGCCTATGCCGACCGGCTTGTGTGCCATCAGGGCCGGGTGCCCGACGCGCTGTTCGCCGAGGTGAAGGCGGCGTTCAGCGACGAGGAGATCCTCGAGCTCACCTACATCACCTGCCTCTACCACATGCACGCCATCATGAGCCGCGCGCTGCGGACGGAGTTCGACGATCGCGATGAACCGGTGGTGGAGGTGCCCGCGCCCGAGGGCTTCGACGCGCTGGATTTCCTCGGCGGGGCTAGGCGCTAA